A genomic window from Prunus persica cultivar Lovell chromosome G2, Prunus_persica_NCBIv2, whole genome shotgun sequence includes:
- the LOC109947081 gene encoding uncharacterized protein LOC109947081 yields the protein MESAIGEDIAKAKGVDLVVVNPVLVLGPLLQPTINASIIHVLKYLTGSAKIYANSVQAYVHKSVVTDPGDDDTVNPRPGTLRHAVIQNEPLWIVFKRDIMNTTTQDSDTTTSTTASAAASYEAALEEAPPQPPSPPAAAAASAKTEPPMAACYNRQRMETQLTTSSSAGSGGRAGRGVVRTSCWSNLKFCSHSGSSLVMS from the coding sequence ATGGAGTCGGCGATCGGAGAAGACATAGCCAAGGCGAAAGGGGTGgatttggtggtggtgaacCCAGTTTTGGTGCTTGGACCACTTCTGCAACCAACCATCAACGCCAGCATCATCCACGTCCTCAAGTACCTCACAGGCTCAGCCAAGATTTATGCCAATTCTGTGCAGGCCTATGTGCATAAATCTGTTGTCACTGACCCTGGTGATGATGATACTGTTAACCCCAGACCCGGTACTCTTCGCCACGCTGTCATCCAGAACGAGCCTCTCTGGATTGTGTTCAAGCGAGACATCATGAACACAACTACACAAGACTCTGATACCACCACAAGCACCACTGCCTCTGCAGCAGCCTCTTATGAGGCTGCCCTTGAAGAGGCCCCACCACAACCACCGTCACCaccagctgctgctgctgcatcaGCAAAAACAGAGCCTCCCATGGCTGCTTGCTACAATAGACAACGCATGGAGACACAACTGACGACGAGCAGCTCCGCCGGTTCTGGTGGACGAGCTGGGAGAGGCGTTGTTCGTACCAGTTGTTGGAGCAACTTGAAGTTTTGCAGCCACTCTGGAAGTTCCTTAGTGATGAGCTGA